The following coding sequences are from one Cydia splendana chromosome 15, ilCydSple1.2, whole genome shotgun sequence window:
- the LOC134797677 gene encoding uncharacterized protein LOC134797677, whose product MCLAKEENSPQKEVSPPRSPWAKLLNRQNSKPRLPRKVASSTRVNLNKCWSKLGELISNNSPRADLPSQKTAYPEEPIIVPFSDFFYPLDPVKPAPVEDDNAENQNILNTSRFELISDSEINDNMANEVREICYAANKHNCFVCKICY is encoded by the exons ATGTGTTTAGCTAAGGAAGAGAATTCACCGCAAAAGGAGGTGTCGCCTCCAAGGTCGCCTTGGGCAAAGCTTCTGAACCGACAG AACTCCAAACCGAGGCTTCCTCGTAAAGTGGCGAGCTCTACGCGTGTGAATCTTAACAAGTGCTGGTCGAAGCTTGGAGAGCTCATCTCCAACAATTCGCCGCGCGCTGACCTGCCATCACAAAAGACTGCATATCCTGAGGAACCTATTATAGTGCCTTTCTCCGACTTTTTCTATCCCTTGGACCCGGTCAAACCGGCGCCAGTGGAAGACGACAACGCTGAGAACCAGAACATCCTCAACACGAGTCGGTTCGAGCTGATATCCGATTCTGAAATTAACGACAACATGGCCAATGAAGTACGGGAAATCTGCTACGCCGCCAACAAGCACAACTGTTTCGTATGTAAGATTTGTTATTAA